A genomic segment from Candidatus Desulfarcum epimagneticum encodes:
- a CDS encoding conserved hypothetical protein (Evidence 4 : Unknown function but conserved in other organisms), with product MKTRACLIALMAGVFFLWGLAAPIFAQELGLVEMLVKNIGVTTQQAQGGAGSIFNVAKQSMGVKDFSKVTTAMPEVESLMAAAPKIEKGSGALGGFSSMLSKHTGSLGKMAGLYDSFSKLGLSKGAVGQFIPLILNYAKSNGGQTVSNLLKTALQ from the coding sequence ATGAAAACACGCGCATGTTTGATTGCTTTAATGGCAGGGGTCTTTTTTTTATGGGGGCTGGCAGCGCCCATTTTTGCTCAAGAATTGGGACTTGTGGAAATGCTGGTGAAAAACATAGGCGTTACAACTCAGCAGGCACAAGGAGGCGCGGGCTCTATTTTTAATGTCGCAAAGCAGAGTATGGGGGTTAAAGATTTTTCAAAAGTCACAACCGCCATGCCGGAGGTTGAATCCCTTATGGCTGCCGCTCCGAAAATTGAAAAAGGCTCAGGCGCCCTGGGAGGATTTTCTTCCATGCTAAGCAAGCATACCGGCTCCCTGGGAAAAATGGCCGGTTTGTATGATTCTTTTTCCAAGCTTGGGTTGAGCAAAGGCGCGGTAGGGCAATTTATCCCTCTTATTTTGAACTATGCCAAATCCAATGGAGGGCAGACGGTTTCCAACCTTCTTAAAACAGCGCTTCAGTAA
- a CDS encoding conserved hypothetical protein (Evidence 4 : Unknown function but conserved in other organisms), which produces MSREKKTPAAPRAAATTIFVREKQGKLQTYLLKRNEKSGFMAGKYVFPGGGLDPEDRDSDFWLRRLDMPPEKISERFGGDLSPGEAVAYCVAAVRENFEEAGAFRGSLGALAGDWEALEKARMSGGLSRGWLKKRAAPLSGLPDLSPLFRWSRWITPERMPRRYDTRFFITLVSGDETFSPDLNEAVRGIWIEPENGLSGNLNGDIPLSPPTLLTLHELLSFPSIHELKTAMADRTWGEPILPRLVVSEGGSVILMPWDDMYQDKKEAIETSASRHETLPFGEKISRVRNYDNVWKPVNTL; this is translated from the coding sequence TTGAGCCGGGAAAAAAAGACGCCGGCCGCCCCCCGGGCCGCGGCCACCACGATTTTTGTCCGGGAAAAACAGGGAAAGCTCCAGACCTATCTGCTGAAAAGAAACGAGAAAAGCGGTTTTATGGCCGGAAAGTATGTCTTCCCCGGCGGAGGACTGGACCCGGAGGACCGCGATTCGGATTTCTGGCTCCGGCGCCTGGACATGCCACCGGAAAAGATTTCGGAGCGTTTCGGCGGGGACCTCTCCCCGGGGGAGGCCGTGGCCTATTGCGTGGCCGCTGTTCGGGAGAATTTCGAGGAGGCCGGGGCGTTTCGCGGAAGTCTGGGAGCCCTTGCCGGGGATTGGGAGGCGCTGGAAAAGGCCAGAATGTCCGGGGGGCTTTCCCGGGGCTGGCTGAAAAAGAGGGCGGCGCCGCTTTCCGGTTTGCCGGACCTGTCGCCGCTTTTCAGGTGGTCGCGCTGGATCACCCCTGAGCGGATGCCCAGGCGTTATGACACCCGGTTTTTCATAACCCTTGTTTCCGGGGATGAAACATTCTCGCCGGATTTAAATGAAGCCGTCCGGGGCATATGGATCGAACCGGAAAACGGCCTTTCCGGAAACCTCAATGGAGATATTCCCCTGAGCCCGCCCACGCTTTTGACCCTGCATGAGCTTCTGTCATTTCCCTCCATCCATGAACTGAAAACAGCCATGGCCGACCGGACATGGGGGGAGCCCATACTGCCCCGCCTGGTCGTCTCCGAAGGGGGATCAGTGATCCTCATGCCCTGGGATGACATGTATCAAGATAAAAAAGAGGCCATTGAGACAAGCGCTTCCCGGCATGAGACGCTGCCTTTCGGAGAGAAAATTTCCAGAGTCAGAAATTATGACAATGTGTGGAAACCGGTAAACACCCTCTAA
- the pyrE gene encoding Orotate phosphoribosyltransferase has product MKQKLIDMLCRVSFQCEDEPVFKLASGRLSRYYVNCRPAVLSPEGMFLAGSLVFDRIADLKPAGVGGLTFGADPIAIAAAFVSGLKKKPVKAFSLKKEKAPGARWMEGDLKAGDRVVIIDDVATTGGSTVKAIERARLEGLEVEAAVILVDRQEGGMDNIRDHAPRAWALITRTELTDHLKRM; this is encoded by the coding sequence ATGAAACAAAAATTGATCGATATGCTTTGCCGCGTCTCCTTCCAATGCGAAGACGAGCCGGTGTTCAAACTGGCCTCCGGCAGACTCAGCCGGTATTATGTCAACTGCCGGCCGGCGGTTCTCAGCCCTGAAGGCATGTTTCTGGCCGGGAGCCTGGTTTTCGACCGGATCGCGGATTTGAAGCCCGCCGGGGTCGGAGGGCTCACCTTCGGCGCCGATCCCATCGCCATCGCCGCGGCCTTTGTCTCCGGGCTTAAAAAAAAGCCCGTGAAGGCCTTTTCCCTCAAAAAGGAAAAGGCGCCCGGCGCCCGGTGGATGGAGGGGGACCTCAAGGCCGGGGACCGGGTGGTCATCATCGACGACGTGGCCACCACCGGGGGCTCCACCGTCAAAGCCATTGAGCGCGCCCGTCTGGAGGGCCTGGAGGTGGAGGCCGCCGTGATCCTGGTGGACCGCCAGGAGGGGGGGATGGACAATATCCGCGACCATGCGCCCCGGGCATGGGCGCTGATCACCCGAACCGAGCTGACGGACCATTTGAAACGGATGTAA
- a CDS encoding MFS transporter, whose protein sequence is MMNSPPGNPAFRARRLILWVLALAYFFVYFHRLSLSVVADELAREFSASAGAIGLLGSLYFYCYALMQFPSGLLSDSLGPRKTVAFFLIIASLGSVVFAFSPNMETAFAGRVLVGLGVAMVFVPAMKIFSQWFKADEFATMAGVLNAVGGAGVLAATWALALMAESLGWRLSFALIGACTIVISLLAWMIVRDRPGKAERAALFGGDETVQNNRSGKDPGKDEAKIGLLEGARRVVSEKYFWPLAVWFFFDCGVFFGFGALWAGPYLMDVYGMARSQAGSVLSMIAWGMILGSPFLGFLSDRVLKSRKKVFLLCSVLLFVQLLFLKLFPAGLPPAALYAFFFLFSICSSSIVVIGFTMAKEMFPVSIAGASIGAVNLFPFLGGAVFMPLLGGVLDFYPRSGGALPEEAYGAVIAVLLAASGAAVGCVFFMKETFSQKGS, encoded by the coding sequence ATGATGAATTCCCCCCCCGGAAACCCTGCGTTTCGCGCCAGGCGGCTGATCCTGTGGGTTTTGGCCCTGGCCTATTTTTTTGTGTATTTTCACCGATTGTCGCTGTCCGTGGTGGCGGACGAGCTGGCCCGGGAATTTTCCGCCTCGGCGGGGGCCATCGGCCTTCTGGGCTCGCTCTATTTTTACTGCTACGCGCTCATGCAGTTTCCCTCGGGCCTTTTGTCCGATTCCCTGGGCCCGCGAAAGACCGTGGCTTTTTTTCTGATCATCGCCTCTTTGGGAAGCGTTGTGTTCGCCTTTTCCCCCAACATGGAGACGGCCTTTGCCGGAAGAGTCCTGGTGGGGCTCGGGGTGGCCATGGTCTTTGTGCCGGCCATGAAAATTTTTTCCCAGTGGTTCAAGGCCGACGAGTTCGCCACCATGGCCGGCGTGTTAAACGCCGTGGGCGGCGCCGGGGTCCTGGCGGCCACCTGGGCGCTGGCGCTCATGGCCGAGTCCCTGGGATGGCGCCTGTCATTCGCCCTCATCGGCGCCTGCACTATCGTCATTTCCCTTCTGGCCTGGATGATCGTGCGGGACCGGCCCGGGAAGGCGGAGCGGGCGGCCCTTTTCGGAGGAGACGAAACCGTTCAAAACAATCGGTCGGGAAAGGACCCCGGGAAGGATGAGGCAAAAATCGGGCTTTTGGAGGGGGCGCGCCGGGTGGTGTCCGAGAAATATTTCTGGCCCCTGGCGGTGTGGTTCTTTTTTGACTGCGGCGTTTTTTTCGGTTTCGGGGCCCTTTGGGCCGGGCCCTATCTCATGGACGTGTACGGCATGGCAAGGTCCCAGGCGGGCTCGGTTTTAAGCATGATCGCCTGGGGAATGATCCTGGGAAGCCCTTTTCTGGGCTTTTTGTCCGACCGGGTTTTAAAAAGCCGGAAAAAAGTCTTTCTCCTTTGCTCTGTTTTGCTTTTCGTCCAGCTTCTGTTCTTAAAACTGTTTCCGGCGGGCCTGCCCCCGGCCGCGCTCTACGCGTTTTTCTTCCTTTTTTCCATCTGCTCCTCTTCCATTGTGGTCATCGGGTTCACCATGGCCAAGGAGATGTTTCCGGTGAGCATCGCCGGGGCGTCCATCGGCGCCGTGAACCTGTTTCCGTTCCTGGGCGGCGCGGTGTTCATGCCCCTTTTGGGAGGGGTCCTGGATTTTTACCCCAGATCCGGCGGCGCGCTCCCCGAAGAGGCTTACGGCGCCGTGATCGCCGTTCTCCTGGCGGCCTCGGGCGCGGCGGTCGGGTGCGTCTTTTTTATGAAAGAAACCTTTTCCCAAAAGGGCTCATAA
- a CDS encoding Transcriptional regulator: MKKPPLDIISMTPLFNGLSRDELEKISEIAVYRDFQKNAPIFWEGDPADGFFIVAEGRVKVFKSSGDGKEQILHILGPGEPFGEVPVFSGGSFPAGAQSMPDARTLFIKRASFLDLISKNPSLAMNMLGVLALRLRQFTVQVENLSLKEVPGRLAAYLAYLSEKENNAVAVRLDISKGQLAGLLGTIPETLSRIFSKMTQSGLIRVRGSDIEILDMEGLRQKAGL; the protein is encoded by the coding sequence ATGAAAAAACCACCTCTCGACATCATCTCCATGACCCCGCTTTTCAACGGACTGTCCCGGGACGAGCTTGAAAAAATCAGCGAAATCGCCGTTTACCGGGATTTTCAAAAAAACGCCCCCATCTTCTGGGAGGGCGATCCGGCGGACGGATTTTTCATTGTGGCCGAAGGCCGGGTCAAGGTGTTTAAATCCTCGGGGGACGGCAAAGAGCAGATTCTCCACATACTGGGGCCCGGGGAGCCCTTTGGAGAGGTTCCCGTGTTTTCAGGCGGGTCCTTTCCCGCCGGCGCCCAGTCCATGCCCGACGCCCGGACCCTTTTTATCAAGCGGGCCTCGTTTCTGGACCTCATCTCGAAAAACCCCTCCCTGGCCATGAACATGCTGGGGGTTCTGGCCCTTCGGCTCCGGCAGTTCACGGTCCAGGTGGAAAATCTCTCTCTTAAGGAAGTCCCCGGCAGACTGGCCGCCTACCTGGCGTATCTGTCGGAAAAAGAAAACAACGCCGTCGCGGTCCGGCTGGACATCTCAAAGGGCCAGCTCGCCGGTCTTCTGGGAACCATTCCCGAAACCCTTTCAAGGATCTTTTCCAAAATGACCCAAAGCGGCCTGATCCGGGTCCGGGGATCGGACATCGAAATCCTGGATATGGAGGGGCTCCGCCAAAAGGCCGGGTTATGA
- a CDS encoding Transcriptional regulator/sugar kinase, producing MWPRILLIIVIAMAVTAGAAYWALSSYVFVKEFEPHELSAKEKRVLDAKLKAVGVDMGEAGSRSRKSEPLKIKEDEYLIPQPYSEKGAGGEISFNEREVNALLAKNTNLGKKLAIDLANDLVSAKLLIPMEPDFPILGGKTIRVNAGVELAYKNGKPIVRLKGVSLWGAPIPNVWLGNLKNVDLASKFGDEQGFWKSFSEGVKNIRVEEGQMKITLKK from the coding sequence TTGTGGCCGCGAATTCTGCTGATTATTGTTATTGCCATGGCTGTCACGGCGGGGGCCGCCTACTGGGCGCTATCCTCCTATGTGTTTGTCAAGGAATTTGAACCCCATGAGTTGAGCGCCAAAGAAAAGCGAGTCCTTGACGCCAAGTTGAAAGCGGTTGGAGTTGATATGGGGGAAGCGGGTTCCCGCTCCAGAAAGAGCGAGCCCTTAAAAATCAAAGAAGATGAATATCTGATTCCCCAACCCTACAGCGAAAAAGGCGCCGGCGGCGAGATTAGTTTCAATGAAAGAGAAGTGAACGCGCTTCTGGCAAAAAACACCAACCTGGGAAAGAAATTGGCCATTGATCTGGCAAATGACCTGGTGAGCGCCAAGTTGCTCATCCCCATGGAACCGGATTTTCCAATACTGGGCGGCAAGACCATTCGTGTGAATGCCGGCGTGGAGCTGGCCTACAAAAATGGCAAACCCATAGTCAGATTAAAAGGCGTGAGCCTGTGGGGCGCGCCTATACCCAATGTCTGGCTGGGCAATTTGAAGAATGTGGATCTGGCAAGTAAATTCGGCGACGAGCAAGGCTTCTGGAAGAGTTTTTCGGAAGGGGTGAAGAATATCCGCGTGGAAGAGGGCCAGATGAAAATCACTCTGAAAAAATAA